Proteins from a single region of Aureibacter tunicatorum:
- a CDS encoding S1C family serine protease has translation MRKNILFLALVSLMITQQSCLTILNPGWNQKVSINTMEGASININGEHVGTGNIRKGLRKKKNHDINISKDGYLDNNFTINSTRDDVLLGLSFYSWYFTLGAMYILDIPGSRYHLSLKNIEADLLKKPSSQNSLNSITVNSVDIQIDPGKKIGAHYEFSKSKNGKNKFEFTHSWGEDTQIEANTLTELSNDDLKVNNYTIVENNTATLSNTRRADINVSAIIHDMTFDSFERRGNSIVEVSFKIDWKVENKYGKKLLSISTNEKTSRVNDQDLDVFYTAYRKNFYKLLTNNELIELLNKHNDIKDIETHPEDLIIITNDNINSTNNLENLIERATQSTLTIITENGHGSGVIIDSRGYILTCKHVIDESNSIKVLFNNGVELEAKVDRISKVSDLALLKVDSGNLKSLPLGTDISLNLGKEVYAIGTPRDIELGQSVSKGIISGNRKLEETIYIQTDVSVNSGNSGGCLINNEGKVIGIINAKLVGPGIEGIGFAIPVKTILKDLNIKIAKDQL, from the coding sequence ATGAGAAAAAATATCCTGTTTTTAGCCTTAGTCTCCCTTATGATAACTCAACAAAGTTGTCTAACAATTCTAAATCCTGGTTGGAATCAAAAAGTATCAATCAACACTATGGAAGGTGCATCTATTAACATTAATGGAGAACATGTTGGCACTGGAAATATTAGAAAAGGTTTACGTAAAAAGAAAAACCATGATATTAATATCAGTAAAGATGGATATTTAGACAATAATTTTACTATTAACTCTACAAGAGATGATGTTTTACTGGGACTTTCTTTTTATAGTTGGTATTTTACTTTAGGAGCGATGTATATTTTAGATATTCCTGGATCAAGATATCACTTAAGTTTAAAAAATATTGAAGCTGATCTTTTGAAAAAACCTTCAAGTCAAAATTCACTTAATTCAATAACTGTAAATAGTGTAGATATCCAAATTGATCCAGGGAAAAAAATAGGTGCTCATTACGAATTTTCAAAGTCAAAAAATGGAAAAAACAAATTTGAATTCACTCACAGTTGGGGAGAAGATACTCAAATAGAAGCAAATACTTTAACAGAGTTATCTAATGACGATCTTAAAGTTAACAATTATACTATTGTAGAAAATAATACTGCAACTCTTTCCAATACCCGTCGAGCGGATATTAATGTTTCTGCTATTATTCATGATATGACATTTGATAGTTTCGAAAGAAGAGGAAATTCAATCGTTGAAGTAAGTTTTAAAATCGATTGGAAGGTCGAAAATAAATATGGTAAAAAGTTATTATCAATTTCTACAAATGAAAAAACTTCAAGAGTTAATGATCAAGATTTAGATGTATTTTATACTGCTTACAGAAAAAATTTCTACAAATTACTAACTAATAATGAATTAATAGAATTATTAAACAAACACAATGATATAAAGGATATCGAAACCCACCCTGAAGACCTTATAATAATTACAAATGATAATATTAATTCAACTAATAACCTTGAAAATCTAATCGAAAGGGCAACTCAGTCGACTTTAACTATTATTACCGAAAATGGACATGGTAGTGGAGTAATAATAGATTCAAGAGGATATATATTAACTTGTAAACATGTTATCGATGAAAGTAACTCTATTAAAGTCCTATTCAATAATGGGGTTGAATTAGAAGCAAAAGTAGATCGAATATCAAAAGTAAGTGATTTAGCTCTATTAAAAGTAGATAGCGGTAATTTAAAGTCTTTACCATTAGGTACCGACATTTCACTTAATTTAGGAAAGGAAGTCTATGCAATAGGAACTCCAAGAGATATTGAGCTAGGCCAATCCGTTTCAAAAGGTATTATAAGTGGCAATAGAAAATTGGAAGAAACTATTTATATACAAACAGATGTAAGTGTAAATTCAGGAAACAGTGGTGGATGCTTAATAAATAATGAAGGTAAAGTCATTGGAATTATTAATGCAAAATTAGTTGGTCCAGGAATAGAAGGAATAGGCTTTGCTATCCCAGTAAAAACCATATTAAAAGATCTAAATATTAAAATAGCAAAAGATCAATTATAA